A stretch of Metabacillus sp. FJAT-52054 DNA encodes these proteins:
- a CDS encoding DUF2624 domain-containing protein, which yields MILFQKIINQKVNSITADELLQLAKQNQLSISPAQAAQIVKVIKGKNVNIFNENERRKLLASISAITSPATAQQVDLLFKQFVK from the coding sequence TTGATTTTATTTCAAAAAATAATTAATCAAAAGGTTAATTCCATAACCGCCGATGAACTGCTTCAGCTGGCTAAGCAAAATCAGCTATCCATCAGTCCAGCTCAGGCAGCTCAAATAGTTAAAGTGATCAAAGGAAAAAATGTGAACATCTTCAATGAAAACGAGAGAAGAAAACTTCTTGCCAGCATTTCTGCGATCACATCCCCCGCAACGGCACAGCAGGTGGACCTGCTGTTCAAGCAGTTTGTTAAATAG
- a CDS encoding deoxyribonuclease IV, producing the protein MLRIGSHVSMSGKHMLLAASQEAASYGANTFMIYTGAPQNTRRKKIEDLNIEAGQAHMKENGMDNIIVHAPYIINIGNSVNPDTFELGVNFLRSEIERTAALGAKQIVLHPGAHVGAGTEEGIRKIVEGLNEVLLKDQPVQIALETMAGKGSEIGSNFEELARIMNGVHYNEHLSVCFDTCHTHDAGYDLINNFDGVLEEFDRIIGLDRLKVLHVNDSKNPIGARKDRHENIGFGHIGFDALLNIVHHPSLADVPKILETPYVGEDKKNKKPPYKFEIEMFRSKEFDEGVLDKIVSQ; encoded by the coding sequence ATGCTTAGAATCGGCTCCCACGTCTCGATGAGCGGGAAGCATATGCTGCTGGCAGCGAGCCAGGAAGCAGCATCTTACGGAGCAAACACCTTTATGATTTATACAGGTGCCCCTCAAAACACGAGACGCAAAAAAATTGAAGATTTGAATATCGAGGCCGGACAGGCTCATATGAAGGAAAATGGAATGGACAACATCATTGTTCATGCTCCTTATATTATTAATATCGGGAATTCTGTTAATCCGGACACATTTGAGCTTGGGGTAAACTTTTTGCGGTCCGAAATTGAGCGGACAGCCGCACTCGGGGCAAAACAGATTGTTCTCCATCCAGGTGCACATGTTGGGGCAGGAACAGAAGAGGGCATTAGGAAAATCGTTGAGGGGCTGAATGAAGTGCTTCTCAAGGATCAGCCTGTTCAAATTGCCCTGGAGACGATGGCTGGAAAAGGCTCTGAAATTGGTTCAAACTTTGAAGAGCTCGCACGGATTATGAATGGGGTTCATTACAATGAACATTTATCTGTCTGCTTTGATACTTGCCATACACATGACGCCGGTTATGACCTGATTAATAATTTTGATGGGGTATTAGAGGAATTTGACCGGATCATCGGGCTTGATCGACTAAAAGTTCTTCATGTAAATGATAGCAAAAACCCGATTGGTGCCAGAAAAGACCGCCATGAAAACATTGGTTTCGGACATATTGGCTTTGATGCGCTTCTAAACATCGTGCATCATCCTTCTCTAGCAGATGTGCCAAAAATATTGGAAACTCCTTATGTAGGGGAAGATAAGAAAAATAAAAAACCGCCTTACAAATTTGAGATTGAGATGTTTCGATCTAAAGAATTTGATGAAGGGGTACTAGATAAAATCGTCAGTCAATAA
- a CDS encoding DEAD/DEAH box helicase has product MERFERLKLKPFLIDAVKELGFEKPTEIQERIIPSILKGESVIGQSQTGTGKTHAYLLPLLNNLDPASQSVQVVITSPTRELANQIYKEVLKLISHHDQEIQARCFTGGTDKQRSIDKLKQQPQIVIGTPGRLHDLLKVNALHVNNTKSFVVDEADMILDMGFLEDVDRIASGMPEQLQMLVFSATIPEKLKPFLKKYMANPKFTHVAPKQAAAEKIEHVLLPLRHRNKTKLVHDMLLAYNPYLAIVFTNTKKMADAVADELAAKGLKVGRIHGGLPPRERKKVMKQVNDLEYQYVVATDLAARGIDIEGVSHIINYELPQDLDFYIHRVGRTARAGYSGLAVTIYETSDEDALAKLEKMGISFAYKDLEGSEFKDADDRHRRKNRPKTDREVDERAKHGIRKPKKVKPGYKRHMKWEMDKIKKKQRRIKRREK; this is encoded by the coding sequence ATGGAGAGATTTGAACGATTAAAGCTTAAACCGTTTCTAATAGACGCAGTGAAAGAATTGGGCTTTGAGAAGCCTACTGAAATACAGGAGAGAATTATTCCTTCGATACTTAAAGGGGAAAGTGTGATCGGCCAGTCTCAGACAGGGACAGGAAAAACCCATGCATACTTGCTTCCGTTATTAAATAACCTGGATCCTGCTTCCCAATCCGTACAAGTGGTCATTACTTCACCGACAAGGGAATTGGCAAACCAAATATACAAAGAAGTCCTTAAGCTGATCAGCCACCATGATCAGGAAATTCAGGCAAGGTGCTTCACTGGAGGAACTGACAAGCAGCGCTCCATTGATAAGCTGAAGCAGCAGCCTCAAATTGTCATTGGAACACCAGGAAGATTGCATGATTTGCTGAAAGTAAACGCCCTTCATGTTAATAATACGAAATCATTTGTCGTCGATGAAGCCGACATGATCTTGGATATGGGCTTTCTTGAGGACGTGGATCGTATTGCTAGCGGAATGCCGGAACAGCTTCAAATGCTCGTTTTTTCTGCCACCATTCCAGAAAAATTGAAGCCGTTTTTGAAAAAATACATGGCCAATCCTAAATTCACGCATGTTGCCCCCAAGCAGGCTGCGGCAGAAAAGATTGAGCATGTGCTATTACCGCTCAGACACCGCAATAAAACGAAACTTGTGCATGATATGCTTCTTGCATACAATCCATATCTTGCAATTGTTTTTACGAATACGAAAAAAATGGCCGATGCTGTAGCTGATGAGCTTGCTGCAAAAGGTCTTAAAGTTGGCCGGATTCATGGAGGACTTCCTCCGCGTGAACGGAAAAAGGTAATGAAACAGGTCAATGATCTGGAATATCAATACGTTGTAGCAACAGATCTTGCAGCACGTGGAATAGATATTGAGGGCGTCAGCCATATCATCAACTATGAGCTTCCTCAGGATTTGGACTTTTACATTCACCGTGTAGGACGTACAGCACGTGCAGGGTATTCGGGACTGGCTGTAACCATTTACGAAACTTCTGATGAAGATGCATTAGCGAAGCTTGAAAAAATGGGTATCTCATTTGCATACAAAGATCTTGAAGGTTCAGAATTTAAGGATGCAGATGATCGCCATCGCAGAAAAAATCGTCCGAAAACAGATAGAGAAGTTGATGAGCGTGCGAAGCATGGTATTCGTAAGCCTAAAAAAGTTAAGCCTGGCTACAAAAGACACATGAAATGGGAAATGGATAAAATTAAGAAGAAGCAGCGCCGAATTAAGAGAAGAGAGAAATAG
- the vrrA gene encoding VrrA/YqfQ family protein, which produces MFPQRPMPPGGTQGRGFMPGPFSGGGPFAGRGGPPIPGNRPFTGPAPGARGIFQGGNFGGFGGPQGFGGGQGFGGSQGFGGFGGFGGQVPGAQQAAGAGSGGIRGLLSRFIPSAGGAGNIAGAAQQGISGLANPSNITGMLGNVQKVLGMAQQVTPMVQQYGPLVRNLPAMIKIFSQMNSDDEDDSSSSSEEQPEKKAESKTAVKKKTEPLSNEADYSLEKQDELSEEPSARKGTSKPRLYV; this is translated from the coding sequence ATGTTTCCACAAAGACCTATGCCGCCCGGCGGCACACAGGGAAGAGGATTCATGCCGGGACCATTTTCAGGCGGAGGACCGTTTGCTGGCCGTGGCGGACCCCCTATTCCTGGAAATCGTCCATTTACAGGGCCGGCACCAGGAGCAAGAGGCATTTTTCAAGGAGGTAATTTCGGAGGATTTGGCGGTCCACAAGGATTTGGCGGCGGTCAGGGCTTTGGGGGCAGCCAAGGGTTTGGCGGGTTTGGAGGCTTCGGAGGACAGGTTCCAGGGGCCCAGCAGGCAGCTGGCGCAGGCAGCGGTGGAATTAGAGGCTTACTATCACGCTTTATCCCTTCAGCAGGCGGTGCCGGAAATATTGCAGGGGCTGCCCAGCAGGGAATCTCAGGTCTTGCCAATCCGTCCAATATAACGGGGATGCTTGGTAATGTTCAAAAGGTCCTCGGTATGGCTCAGCAAGTAACACCAATGGTCCAGCAATACGGTCCATTAGTCAGAAATCTCCCGGCAATGATTAAGATTTTCAGTCAAATGAACAGTGATGATGAGGATGACAGCAGCTCTTCTTCGGAAGAACAGCCAGAAAAAAAAGCTGAAAGCAAAACAGCCGTTAAGAAAAAAACAGAGCCATTATCCAATGAAGCTGATTATAGCTTAGAGAAACAAGACGAATTGTCTGAAGAGCCTTCAGCCAGAAAAGGCACGTCAAAACCTAGACTTTATGTATAA
- a CDS encoding 4-hydroxy-3-methylbut-2-enyl diphosphate reductase has protein sequence MDVIKIAPRGYCYGVVDAMVIAKNAAMDKTLPRPIYILGMIVHNKHVTDAFEEEGIITLDGTNRLEIMQKVDKGTVIFTAHGVSPEVRRIAEEKGLVSIDATCPDVTRTHDLIRDVKAKGYEVIYIGKKGHPEPEGAVGVAPEIVHLIETVEDADALEINSDKIIVTNQTTMSQWDVYDIMEKVKDKFPHVEFHQEICLATQVRQEAVAEQAKEADLTIVVGDPKSNNSNRLAQVSEQIAGTPAYRISNLSELKLEWLKGVKTVAITAGASTPTPITKEVITFLEKYEDDENKVWDVVHAVPLNKILPKVRVKK, from the coding sequence ATGGATGTAATTAAGATTGCTCCCCGCGGATATTGCTATGGCGTTGTGGATGCGATGGTCATTGCGAAAAACGCGGCAATGGACAAAACCCTGCCAAGACCGATCTACATTTTGGGTATGATCGTTCATAATAAACATGTTACCGATGCTTTTGAAGAAGAAGGAATTATCACTCTGGACGGGACTAACCGTCTTGAAATCATGCAAAAAGTGGATAAAGGAACGGTTATTTTCACAGCGCATGGCGTCTCTCCGGAAGTCAGACGCATTGCCGAAGAAAAAGGCCTTGTGAGCATTGATGCTACATGTCCGGATGTAACGAGAACCCACGACTTAATCCGGGATGTAAAAGCCAAGGGTTATGAGGTAATCTATATCGGCAAAAAAGGCCATCCTGAACCAGAGGGTGCCGTTGGAGTGGCTCCGGAAATTGTTCACTTGATTGAGACGGTAGAGGATGCAGACGCTCTTGAAATCAATTCCGATAAAATTATCGTAACGAATCAGACTACAATGAGCCAATGGGACGTATACGATATTATGGAAAAGGTAAAAGACAAATTTCCCCATGTTGAATTTCATCAGGAGATTTGCCTTGCCACCCAGGTGCGCCAGGAGGCTGTTGCAGAACAGGCAAAAGAAGCTGACTTGACAATTGTTGTGGGTGATCCGAAAAGCAACAATTCAAACAGGCTGGCTCAGGTTTCAGAGCAGATTGCCGGCACACCGGCTTATCGGATTTCCAACCTTTCCGAGCTGAAACTGGAATGGCTGAAGGGCGTTAAGACAGTTGCGATTACTGCCGGCGCCTCTACTCCGACGCCAATCACAAAGGAAGTTATTACTTTTCTTGAGAAATACGAGGACGATGAAAATAAGGTTTGGGATGTTGTTCATGCTGTACCATTGAACAAAATCCTGCCGAAAGTACGGGTAAAAAAATAA
- a CDS encoding Nif3-like dinuclear metal center hexameric protein, giving the protein MSKIPNGYEVIELFESFSPKRYAVEGDKIGLQVGTLNKPVKQVMIALDVLDEVVDEAISQNVDLIIAHHPPIFRPLKALRTDQPAGQLLEKCIKHDIAIYAAHTNLDVAEGGVNDLLAQALNLQDTKVLSPTYEEKLKKLTVFVPASHKDEVRTAIGDAGAGSIGKYSRCSFAAQGTGSFLPLEGANPFIGEAGKLEEADEFRIETVFPENLEKKVVSAMMKAHPYEEPAYDIHTLDQKGIEMGLGRIGKLEGEITLREFTEQVKKALNVETVRVVGDLDAKVKKCAVLGGDGNKYLYDAKFSGADVYVTGDLYYHTAHDAMMMGLNVIDPGHNVEKVMKQGVTDLMLSLCEEKKYEVSIIPSAVHTDPFTFI; this is encoded by the coding sequence ATGAGCAAAATCCCGAACGGATATGAGGTCATTGAGCTGTTTGAAAGCTTTTCTCCTAAACGCTATGCAGTTGAAGGAGATAAGATTGGTCTTCAGGTTGGAACTCTTAATAAGCCGGTTAAACAGGTGATGATTGCACTGGATGTTCTGGATGAAGTAGTTGATGAAGCCATTAGCCAGAATGTCGATTTAATCATCGCCCATCATCCGCCGATCTTCAGACCGCTGAAAGCTTTGAGGACCGATCAGCCGGCTGGGCAGCTGCTTGAAAAATGTATAAAACACGATATTGCCATTTACGCGGCTCATACAAATTTGGATGTTGCAGAGGGCGGTGTCAATGACTTGCTGGCTCAGGCTCTAAATTTACAGGATACAAAAGTTTTATCTCCCACCTACGAGGAAAAACTTAAAAAATTAACGGTATTCGTACCTGCATCACATAAAGATGAGGTTAGAACAGCCATCGGAGATGCAGGGGCAGGGAGTATCGGTAAATACTCCCGCTGTTCGTTTGCAGCACAAGGGACAGGAAGCTTTTTACCCTTGGAAGGGGCGAACCCGTTTATCGGAGAAGCAGGGAAGCTTGAAGAGGCGGATGAATTCAGGATAGAAACGGTTTTTCCTGAGAACCTCGAGAAAAAAGTAGTCTCTGCCATGATGAAGGCACATCCGTATGAAGAACCCGCCTATGATATCCATACCCTGGATCAAAAAGGCATTGAGATGGGTCTTGGAAGAATCGGCAAGCTTGAAGGAGAAATCACGCTCAGGGAATTTACTGAACAAGTGAAAAAAGCGCTGAATGTTGAAACGGTTCGGGTCGTTGGAGATTTAGACGCGAAAGTAAAGAAATGTGCTGTACTCGGCGGAGACGGAAATAAATATCTTTATGACGCAAAATTCAGTGGAGCAGATGTTTATGTTACGGGAGACCTTTACTACCATACGGCACATGATGCCATGATGATGGGCCTTAATGTGATTGACCCAGGCCATAACGTGGAAAAGGTCATGAAACAGGGAGTAACAGACCTGATGCTCTCGCTATGTGAAGAGAAGAAATATGAGGTCAGTATTATTCCATCCGCCGTTCATACAGATCCATTTACGTTTATCTAA
- a CDS encoding tRNA (adenine(22)-N(1))-methyltransferase TrmK, translating into MNELKLSKRLYTVANFIPSGAVLADIGSDHAYLPCFAAINGKVQKAIAGEVVEGPYQSAVKQVERTGLTSRIDVRKGDGLSVLRPSEATCVTIAGMGGGLIAKILEEGKSKLDQTERLILQPNVNANFIRTWLIENGWELIHEEILEEDLKIYEVLVAEKGDPLHPYNGKKQESAILFGPFLMEEKNEVFIKKWSHEKRHWESVAAQIAKGKTTDESTSRREEMETLITMASEVLE; encoded by the coding sequence ATGAATGAATTGAAATTATCAAAAAGACTATACACGGTTGCGAACTTTATTCCATCTGGAGCGGTTTTAGCCGATATTGGATCGGATCATGCATATTTGCCATGCTTTGCGGCCATAAACGGAAAGGTTCAAAAGGCGATAGCTGGCGAAGTGGTGGAGGGTCCTTATCAGTCCGCAGTCAAACAGGTGGAGAGGACTGGATTAACAAGCCGGATCGATGTGCGCAAGGGGGATGGGCTTTCTGTATTGCGCCCATCTGAGGCCACATGTGTGACCATTGCAGGAATGGGCGGAGGACTGATTGCCAAGATCCTCGAGGAAGGAAAGAGCAAGCTTGATCAGACCGAGCGCCTTATCCTTCAGCCGAATGTAAACGCGAATTTTATACGGACTTGGCTGATTGAAAATGGATGGGAGCTTATCCATGAAGAAATTCTGGAAGAGGATCTGAAAATCTATGAGGTCCTTGTAGCAGAAAAAGGCGACCCCCTCCATCCTTATAACGGAAAAAAACAGGAATCTGCCATTTTGTTTGGCCCATTTCTGATGGAAGAGAAAAATGAAGTATTTATTAAAAAATGGAGTCATGAAAAACGCCACTGGGAAAGTGTCGCTGCTCAAATTGCTAAAGGAAAAACAACAGATGAATCTACAAGCAGGCGGGAAGAAATGGAGACTTTGATAACCATGGCATCGGAGGTATTGGAATGA
- the cccA gene encoding cytochrome c550, with translation MKRNPLIPFALIALFGIGLMLFFSVKGIGDGKEMAGGEKEKPKQEDIAKLSPEEIYKGKCISCHGENYEGGVGPKLAGNDLDVNAIKERIKNGGGGMPANLVPDEKKLDEMAKWVSELK, from the coding sequence ATGAAACGGAATCCGCTTATTCCTTTTGCCTTAATTGCTCTTTTCGGTATAGGATTAATGCTCTTTTTTTCAGTAAAAGGGATTGGTGACGGGAAAGAAATGGCTGGCGGAGAGAAAGAGAAGCCTAAACAAGAGGATATTGCGAAACTGTCTCCTGAGGAAATTTATAAAGGAAAGTGTATTTCCTGTCATGGAGAAAACTATGAGGGCGGCGTTGGTCCAAAACTCGCTGGTAATGATTTGGATGTAAATGCCATCAAAGAAAGAATTAAAAACGGGGGCGGCGGAATGCCGGCTAATCTGGTTCCAGATGAAAAGAAACTCGATGAAATGGCAAAATGGGTTTCAGAGTTAAAATAA
- a CDS encoding acyl-CoA dehydrogenase family protein produces MNFDLTAEQKMIQRTIREFSDAEVAPGAEERDKTKEFPKQIFKKLGDMGMLGLPFPEEFGGAGADTVSFAIVTEELSRACASTGITYSAHISLGGAPINLFGTTEQKQKYLSKICSGESLGAFGLTEPNAGSDAGGTATEAVLKDGSFLINGSKCFITNASYAKFLALTAITGRDGSHKEISAIIVPTDAEGFSVIDNYEKMGLSASNTTELVLEDVTVPEENLLGERGRGFKQFLITLDGGRIGIGAMGVGIAQAAFEKALNYAKERKQFNRSLSAFQAIQFKLADMAMKIELARTMVYKAAWLKDQGKAFTKEASMCKLYASEICSEVTNQAIQIHGGYGYMKDYHVERYLRDAKLLEIGEGTSEVQRMVIARQIGC; encoded by the coding sequence ATGAACTTTGATTTAACGGCTGAACAAAAAATGATTCAACGGACAATAAGGGAATTTTCGGATGCTGAAGTAGCACCGGGAGCTGAAGAAAGAGATAAAACAAAGGAATTTCCAAAGCAGATATTTAAAAAGCTTGGAGATATGGGCATGCTGGGCCTACCTTTCCCTGAAGAATTCGGGGGAGCTGGAGCAGATACCGTGAGTTTTGCTATTGTAACGGAGGAATTGAGCAGAGCCTGCGCTTCGACTGGTATTACATACTCTGCACATATTTCACTTGGGGGAGCGCCCATCAATTTATTTGGAACAACCGAGCAAAAGCAAAAGTATCTTTCGAAAATTTGCTCAGGGGAGTCATTGGGAGCCTTTGGGCTAACAGAGCCTAACGCTGGTTCAGATGCTGGCGGAACAGCTACTGAAGCGGTCTTAAAGGATGGCAGCTTTTTAATTAACGGAAGCAAATGCTTCATTACCAATGCATCCTATGCGAAATTTTTAGCTCTAACTGCTATAACAGGGAGAGACGGAAGTCATAAGGAAATAAGCGCTATTATTGTCCCAACCGATGCCGAAGGGTTTTCAGTCATTGACAATTACGAAAAAATGGGGCTAAGCGCTTCAAACACGACTGAATTGGTTCTGGAGGATGTCACGGTGCCTGAGGAAAACCTGCTTGGTGAGAGAGGCAGAGGATTTAAACAATTCCTCATTACATTGGATGGCGGCCGCATTGGGATTGGGGCAATGGGAGTAGGAATTGCACAGGCTGCATTTGAAAAAGCGCTGAATTACGCTAAAGAACGGAAGCAATTCAACAGAAGCTTGTCAGCTTTTCAGGCAATACAATTTAAGCTCGCTGATATGGCCATGAAAATTGAGCTCGCCAGAACGATGGTATATAAAGCAGCCTGGCTTAAGGATCAGGGTAAAGCTTTTACAAAGGAAGCATCTATGTGCAAGCTCTACGCTTCTGAAATTTGTTCTGAAGTCACCAATCAGGCCATCCAAATTCATGGCGGCTATGGCTATATGAAGGATTACCATGTTGAGAGGTATTTGCGTGATGCAAAGCTGCTTGAAATCGGCGAGGGAACGAGTGAAGTTCAAAGAATGGTTATTGCAAGACAGATCGGCTGCTGA
- the rpoD gene encoding RNA polymerase sigma factor RpoD: protein MADKQTHDTELTLEQVKDQLTEIGKKRGSLTYEEIAERMSSFEMESDQMDEYYEFLGEQGVELQGENGEAEDPNIQDLAKEEEFDLNDLSVPPGVKINDPVRMYLKEIGRVDLLSANEEIELAKRIEDGDEEAKRRLAEANLRLVVSIAKRYVGRGMLFLDLIQEGNMGLMKAVEKFDYRKGYKFSTYATWWIRQAITRAIADQARTIRIPVHMVETINKLIRVQRQLLQDLGREPSPEEIAEDMDLTPEKVREILKIAQEPVSLETPIGEEDDSHLGDFIEDQDATSPSEHAAYELLKEQLEDVLDTLTDREENVLRLRFGLDDGRTRTLEEVGKVFGVTRERIRQIEAKALRKLRHPSRSKRLKDFLE, encoded by the coding sequence ATGGCTGACAAACAAACCCATGATACAGAACTGACGCTTGAGCAAGTGAAAGATCAGCTAACGGAGATCGGCAAAAAGCGTGGTTCATTGACATATGAGGAAATTGCAGAACGTATGTCCAGCTTTGAAATGGAATCAGACCAAATGGATGAGTATTATGAATTTCTTGGTGAACAGGGCGTTGAGCTTCAAGGTGAAAACGGTGAAGCAGAAGACCCTAACATACAGGATTTAGCTAAAGAAGAAGAGTTTGACCTGAATGATCTCAGTGTGCCGCCAGGGGTTAAAATCAACGACCCGGTACGGATGTACTTAAAAGAAATTGGTCGTGTCGATCTTCTATCTGCTAATGAAGAAATTGAATTGGCCAAAAGAATAGAAGATGGTGATGAAGAAGCTAAACGCCGTTTAGCGGAAGCAAACCTTCGTCTTGTTGTAAGTATCGCTAAACGCTACGTAGGACGCGGCATGCTCTTCCTTGATTTGATTCAGGAAGGAAACATGGGTCTGATGAAAGCGGTAGAAAAATTTGACTACCGTAAAGGCTACAAATTCAGTACGTATGCAACATGGTGGATCCGCCAGGCTATTACACGTGCAATTGCCGATCAGGCCCGTACGATAAGAATTCCCGTTCATATGGTGGAAACCATTAATAAGCTTATTCGTGTTCAAAGACAGCTCCTGCAGGACCTTGGCCGTGAGCCATCACCGGAGGAAATTGCAGAAGATATGGATTTAACCCCGGAAAAAGTACGGGAAATCCTGAAAATTGCACAAGAGCCAGTATCTCTTGAAACACCGATTGGCGAAGAAGACGATTCACACCTTGGTGATTTTATTGAAGATCAGGATGCAACATCTCCATCTGAGCATGCAGCATATGAATTGCTCAAGGAACAGCTTGAGGATGTCCTTGATACGCTGACAGACAGAGAAGAGAATGTTCTCAGACTGCGTTTCGGATTAGATGACGGCCGTACCAGAACGCTTGAAGAAGTTGGAAAAGTGTTCGGTGTAACTCGTGAGCGTATCCGCCAAATCGAGGCGAAAGCATTAAGAAAATTGCGTCATCCAAGCAGAAGCAAGCGGCTTAAGGATTTCTTGGAATAG
- the dnaG gene encoding DNA primase: MAQRIPEDAVNKIQQSVDIVDIIGEYVQLNKQGRNYFGLCPFHGENTPSFSVSPDKQIFHCFGCKAGGNVFSFLMQMEGYEFVEAVRQLSEKEGIALPEEVALVSSSSHEKQDDDTAAMLKAHDLLKKFYHHLLVNTKEGQDALDYLLLRGFTKESIEQFEIGFALPSWNFVSKFLSARGFSLPLMEQAGLLVRKNDGKEFLDRFRNRIMFPILDHHGNTIAFSGRVLTDEQPKYLNSPETKLFNKSKVLYNFHKARLHIRKHQQSVLLEGFADVISASKAGVEHSVAAMGTALTEEQAKILKRNSAEIIICYDSDKAGLEATLRSAKTLNQAGASVKVAMIPDGLDPDDYINRFGAEKFRQDVIGASVSVMAFKMHYYKRGKNLQNEAERLQYIEQILKEFADMQNPLEQEIYLRQLSQEFSLDMSILKERLSEVIRTSGRPKEIGVQKKAAAEKPMAPRKRKTLLPAYHNAERMLLAHMLKSRDAAQKVLDTLGLQFNIEEHKVIATYLYAYYEEATDEKISSFIQRLPSKELMSAVSDIAMIQISDEPSPLEIQDYMRQILNHPKTRDLQQKEAEKNEAERQRDFVKAARIAMEIVQLKRSFKS; encoded by the coding sequence ATGGCTCAGAGAATTCCTGAGGACGCTGTAAATAAGATTCAGCAGTCCGTGGACATTGTCGATATCATCGGAGAATATGTCCAGTTAAATAAACAGGGGCGAAATTATTTTGGGCTTTGTCCATTTCATGGAGAAAATACTCCATCATTTTCTGTTTCACCTGACAAGCAGATTTTTCATTGTTTTGGCTGCAAAGCAGGAGGGAACGTATTTTCTTTCTTAATGCAAATGGAAGGGTATGAATTCGTAGAGGCTGTCCGGCAGCTTTCCGAGAAAGAAGGAATAGCTTTGCCTGAGGAAGTCGCGCTGGTCTCTTCCTCCAGTCATGAAAAGCAGGATGATGATACTGCTGCTATGCTGAAAGCGCATGACCTCTTAAAGAAATTTTACCACCATTTGCTGGTAAATACAAAAGAGGGCCAGGACGCATTGGATTACCTTTTGCTAAGAGGGTTTACAAAAGAATCCATTGAACAATTTGAAATTGGCTTTGCACTGCCTTCCTGGAATTTTGTATCTAAATTCCTCTCGGCCAGAGGGTTCAGTCTGCCGCTAATGGAACAGGCGGGTCTGCTGGTCAGGAAGAACGACGGGAAAGAGTTTCTTGACCGTTTCAGAAACCGGATCATGTTTCCAATTCTTGATCATCACGGAAACACCATTGCTTTTTCAGGGCGGGTTTTGACAGATGAACAGCCCAAATATTTAAACAGCCCTGAAACCAAACTGTTTAATAAAAGCAAGGTGCTTTATAACTTTCATAAGGCAAGGCTACATATCAGGAAGCATCAGCAATCTGTTCTTTTAGAAGGCTTTGCAGACGTGATCTCTGCTTCTAAGGCAGGGGTTGAACACTCTGTTGCTGCAATGGGCACTGCACTGACTGAGGAGCAGGCAAAGATTCTGAAGAGAAACAGTGCTGAGATTATCATTTGCTACGATTCAGATAAAGCCGGCCTTGAAGCGACACTGCGTTCGGCAAAAACACTGAATCAGGCTGGAGCATCCGTTAAGGTTGCCATGATACCGGACGGACTTGACCCCGATGACTACATTAACCGGTTCGGAGCAGAAAAGTTCCGCCAGGATGTAATAGGGGCCAGCGTGTCGGTAATGGCCTTTAAAATGCATTATTACAAAAGAGGAAAAAATCTTCAAAATGAAGCGGAAAGACTGCAATATATTGAGCAAATCTTAAAAGAATTTGCCGATATGCAAAATCCGCTGGAACAAGAGATCTATCTAAGGCAGCTTTCACAGGAGTTTTCACTGGATATGAGCATTTTGAAGGAACGGCTTTCTGAAGTGATTCGGACCTCTGGAAGGCCGAAGGAGATCGGGGTGCAAAAAAAGGCAGCGGCTGAGAAACCGATGGCTCCCCGTAAACGCAAGACTCTACTGCCTGCCTATCATAATGCAGAGCGAATGCTTCTGGCTCATATGCTCAAGAGCAGGGATGCAGCACAAAAGGTGCTTGATACACTTGGACTTCAATTTAATATTGAAGAACACAAGGTAATTGCCACTTATTTATATGCCTATTATGAAGAAGCAACTGACGAAAAGATCAGCTCCTTTATCCAGCGGCTTCCCAGCAAAGAGCTTATGTCTGCCGTGTCAGACATAGCCATGATTCAAATCAGTGATGAGCCTTCTCCTCTCGAGATCCAGGACTATATGAGACAGATTTTAAATCATCCGAAAACCCGGGATCTTCAGCAGAAAGAAGCTGAAAAAAATGAAGCGGAAAGGCAAAGGGATTTTGTCAAAGCGGCTAGAATTGCCATGGAAATCGTTCAGCTTAAACGCTCATTTAAATCTTAA